In Anabas testudineus chromosome 12, fAnaTes1.2, whole genome shotgun sequence, one genomic interval encodes:
- the tmem39b gene encoding transmembrane protein 39B, with protein MAGGRRGANRTTYCRPPLSGEPGSVSNGNHSTSSPVTGVRSRTRNGSGTCMSSPPLAAQTVVPLKHCKIPELSGDRNVLFELHLFFCHLIALFVHYVNIYKTVWWYPPSHPPSHTSLNFHLIDYNMLVFTVIILARRLIAAIVKEASQSGKLSFPHSVFLVTARFAVLTLTGWSLCRSLIYLFRTYSVLSLLFLCYPFGMYVPFFRLNCDFRRAGPLSPIASIGSKEVGSVSRGRDYLTVLKETWKQHTSQLYGVQAMPTHACCLSPDLIRKEVEYLKMDFNWRMKEVLVSSMLSAYYVAFVPVWFVKSTQYVDKRWSCELFILVSVSTSVILMRHLLPPRYCDLLHKAAAHLGCWQKVDPSLCSNVLQHIWTEEFMWPQGVLVKHNKNVYKAMGHYNVAVPSDVSHYRFYFFFNKPLRILNILIILEGAIIFYQLYSLICSEKWHQTISLALILFSNYYAFFKLLRDRIVLGKAYSYSNNSSDQKVS; from the exons ATGGCTGGTGGAAGGAGAGGGGCGAACCGAACCACATACTGCAGACCTCCACTAAGCGGTGAGCCAGGCTCCGTCAGCAATGGCAACCACTCGACCAGCTCCCCAGTCACAGGGGTGCGATCTCGGACGAG aAATGGCTCGGGAACATGCATGTCCAGCCCCCCACTGGCTGCTCAGACTGTGGTTCCTCTGAAGCATTGTAAGATACCGGAGTTGTCTGGGGATCGTAATGTGCTGTTCGAGCTCCATCTTTTCTTCTGCCACCTCATTGCCCTCTTTGTCCACTATGTCAATATCTACAAAACTGTGTGGTGGTACCCTCCATCACACCCTCCCTCCCACACATCACTG AACTTTCACCTTATTGATTATAACATGCTGGTGTTCACTGTCATCATATTGGCAAGAAGATTAATTGCAGCAATTGTAAAAGAG GCATCACAGAGTGGGAAACTCTCCTTCCCTCATTCAGTCTTTTTAGTGACTGCTCGGTTTGCTGTGCTAACGCTGACAGGCTGGAGTCTGTGCCGCTCCCTCATTTACCTCTTCAGAACCTATTCTGTCCTGAGCCTGCTTTTCCTCTGCTACCC atTTGGGATGTATGTTCCATTCTTCCGGCTGAACTGTGACTTCCGGCGAGCCGGTCCACTTTCCCCCATTGCTAGCATTGGCTCCAAAGAGGTGGGCAGCGTGAGCCGGGGCAGGGACTACCTGACTGTGCTGAAGGAGACGTGGAAGCAGCACACCAGCCAGCTGTACGGCGTTCAGGCCATGCCAACTCACGCCTGCTGTCTCTCCCCGGACCTCATCCGCAAGGAAGTGGAGTACCTGAAGATGGACTTCaactggaggatgaaggaggtGCTGGTCAGCTCGATGCTCAGCGCTTACTACGTGGCTTTTGTACCTGTCTGGTTTGTCAAG AGTACACAGTATGTGGACAAACGCTGGTCTTGCGAGCTCTTCATCCTGGTGTCAGTCAGTACATCAGTCATCCTCATGAGGCACTTGTTGCCTCCTCGATACTGTGACCTGCTtcacaaagctgcagctcacCTGGGCTGCTGGCAGAAAGTAGACCCCTCACTCTGCTCTAATGTTCTTCAGCACAT ATGGACAGAAGAGTTCATGTGGCCACAGGGAGTCCTGGTTAAACATAATAAGAACGTCTACAAAGCAATGGGTCACTACAATGTTGCAGTCCCATCAGATGTGTCTCATTATCGCTTCTAT TTCTTCTTCAACAAGCCTTTACGAATATTGAACATACTCATCATCCTGGAAGGTGCCATCATATTCTACCAGCTCTATTCACTGATATGCTCAGAAAAGTGGCATCAGACTATATCGCTGGCTCTGATCCTCTTCAGCAACTACTACGCCTTCTTCAAGCTCCTCAGAGACAGAATAGTGTTAGGAAAGGCATACTCATACTCAAATAACTCATCGGACCAGAAAGTCAGTTAG
- the LOC113158160 gene encoding histone-binding protein RBBP4, whose amino-acid sequence MADKDAAFDDAVEERVINEEYKIWKKNTPFLYDLVMTHALEWPSLTAQWLPDVTRPEGKDYSVHRLVLGTHTSDEQNHLVIASVQLPNDDAQFDASHYDSEKGEFGGFGSVSGKIEIEIKINHEGEVNRARYMPQNPCIIATKTPTSDVLVFDYTKHPSKPDPSGECTPDLRLRGHQKEGYGLSWNPNLSGSLLSASDDHTICLWDISTVPKEGKIVDAKTIFTGHTAVVEDVSWHLLHESLFGSVADDQKLMIWDTRSNNTSKPSHAVDAHTAEVNCLSFNPYSEFILATGSADKTVALWDLRNLKLKLHSFESHKDEIFQVQWSPHNETILASSGTDRRLNVWDLSKIGEEQSPEDAEDGPPELLFIHGGHTAKISDFSWNPNEPWVICSVSEDNIMQVWQMAENIYNDEDPEGAADSEVQA is encoded by the exons ATGGCTGATAAAGACG CTGCGTTTGATGATGCTGTGGAGGAAAGAGTAATCAATGAGGAGTACAAGATCTGGAAGAAGAACACCCCTTTCCTCTATGACTTGGTCATGACTCATGCACTAGAGTGGCCCAGCCTCACAGCCCAGTGGCTACCAGATGTCACCAG ACCAGAGGGAAAAGACTACAGTGTGCACAGGCTGGTTCTGGGTACACATACGTCTGATGAACAGAATCACCTTGTGATTGCCAGTGTTCAGCTCCCAAATGATGATGCCCAGTTTGATGCTTCACACTATGACAGTGAGAAAGGAG AGTTTGGTGGCTTTGGATCAGTAAGTGGGAAAATAGAGATTGAGATCAAGATCAACCACGAAGGAGAAGTGAACAGAGCCCGTTACATGCCTCAGAATCCTTGTATTATTGCTACAAAGACCCCTACCAGTGATGTACTGGTCTTTGATTACACAAAACACCCATCTAAGCCTG ATCCCTCCGGAGAGTGCACCCCAGATCTGCGCCTGAGAGGGCATCAGAAGGAGGGTTATGGCCTCTCTTGGAACCCAAACCTCAGTGGATCTCTCCTGAGTGCTTCTGATGACCAT ACTATCTGCCTGTGGGACATCAGCACAGTGCCTAAGGAGGGGAAGATTGTGGATGCCAAGACCATTTTCACAGGCCACACTGCTGTGGTCGAGGATGTTTCCTGGCACCTGCTCCATGAGTCACTCTTTGGATCTGTGGCAGATGACCAGAAGCTCATGAT TTGGGACACACGGTCCAACAACACCTCCAAGCCCAGCCATGCAGTGGACGCCCACACTGCTGAGGTCAACTGCCTGTCCTTTAATCCCTACAGCGAGTTCATCCTGGCCACTGGCTCTGCAGATAAG acTGTGGCTCTTTGGGATCTGAGGaacctgaagctgaagctgcactCATTTGAGTCTCACAAAGACGAGATCTTCCAG GTTCAGTGGTCTCCTCATAACGAAACCATCCTGGCTTCTAGCGGCACAGACAGACGGCTTAACGTTTGGGACCTCAGTAAGATTGGAGAGGAGCAGTCTCCAGAGGATGCTGAGGATGGCCCTCCTGAGTTGCTG TTCATCCACGGAGGACACACAGCTAAGATATCAGACTTCTCATGGAACCCCAATGAGCCATGGGTCATCTGTTCTGTATCAGAGGACAACATCATGCAAGTCTGGCAGATG GCTGAAAACATCTACAACGACGAGGATCCAGAAGGTGCTGCAGATTCCGAGGTCCAGGCATGA
- the LOC113158920 gene encoding KH domain-containing, RNA-binding, signal transduction-associated protein 1-like: MSEANANKSKPESPIEPSQEKKSNMEDTKYLPQLLAEKDSLDSSFTHAMKLITAEIERIQKGESKKEPEKETYLNLFDTKNLKLKERVLIPTKQYPRVNFVGKLLGPQGSTIKRLQEDTGAKISVLGKGSMRDKNKEEELRKGGEAKYAHLAMELHVFIEVTAPIPEAYLRMAHAMEEVKKFLIPEPGEHDPYMDPHFLNGSQDGSGRGRGGHLGRGRGGPPGAGGPRGRGMPRGAPRGAMRGGAPRGGLGRGSAPRGAPSGRGGPPSAPARGGSAPRSRPPAAGAPRMLPSAAMSHQQHQVPPSASQPKAEAYEDYPPYDESYAEPAYEGYDSYYNQQSAPADTEYYDYGHGEAQDSSYEPYAQDEWDNSWSSSGAGGKAPPSRQSKGGYREHPYRY; this comes from the exons ATGAGCGAAGCGAATGCTAACAAGAGCAAGCCTGAGTCCCCGATAGAGCCGAGCCAAGAGAAGAAAAGCAACATGGAAGACACTAAATACCTTCCCCAGCTCCTGGCTGAAAAGGACAGCCTGGATTCATCGTTCACGCACGCCATGAAGCTTATTACTGCAG AGATTGAGAGGATTCAGAAAGGTGAAAGCAAGAAAGAGCCAGAGAAGGAAACATATCTGAACCTGTTTGATACTAAAAATCTCAAACTCAAAGAGCGAGTTCTCATCCCCACCAAGCAGTACCCAAGA GTCAACTTTGTCGGCAAGCTTTTGGGTCCTCAGGGCAGCACAATCAAGAGACTGCAGGAGGACACTGGTGCAAAGATTTCAGTTCTGGGCAAAGGTTCCATGAGGGACAAAAATAAG GAGGAAGAGCTGAGGAAGGGTGGTGAGGCTAAATATGCTCACTTGGCCATGGAACTGCATGTGTTCATTGAGGTGACGGCACCCATCCCAGAAGCGTATCTGCGCATGGCACATGCCAtggaggaagtgaagaagtTCCTGATCCCG GAACCTGGCGAGCATGACCCGTACATGGATCCTCACTTCCTGAACGGATCTCAGGATGGTTCGGGCCGGGGTCGAGGTGGTCACTTAGGAAGGGGCAGGGGCGGACCACCTGGTGCTGGAGGACCAAG GGGGCGAGGAATGCCACGTGGGGCCCCTCGAGGAGCCATGCGTGGTGGAGCTCCACGGGGAGGACTTGGAAGAGGTAGCGCTCCTAGAGGTGCACCATCTGGTAGGGGTGGACCCCCTTCTGCTCCTGCTAGAGGAGGCTCGGCTCCCCGCTCTAGACCCCCTGCAGCCGGGGCTCCAAGGATGCTCCCATCAGCAGCCATGTCTCACCAGCAACATCAGGTTCCTCCGTCAGCATCACAACCCAAAGCTGAGGCTTATGAGGATTAT CCTCCATATGATGAATCCTACGCAGAACCTGCCTATGAGGGATATGATAGCTATTATAATCAACAGTCGGCGCCTGC GGATACGGAATATTATGATTATGGACATGGGGAGGCCCAGGATTCATCATATGAGCCTTATG CTCAAGATGAGTGGGACAACTCATGGTCCAGCTCAGGTGCTGGAGGAAAAGCCCCCCCATCCAGGCAGTCGAAGGGCGGGTATAGAGAACATCCTTATAGATACTGA
- the ccdc28b gene encoding coiled-coil domain-containing protein 28B has product MEDKRKKRSPKVSLPQPPPPPINPRKLSVLPASKSATFSLGLPQPPSPKNRGKYKRSIGAPGQPKEVFAAVVAPPKTTRPHKEKPRAPQPAGPSKVVQSSPLQHSFLTDVSDVREMEGGLLNLLNDFHSGKLQAFGKVCSFEQLEHVREMQEKLARLHFSLDSHVEELSEDQRKCASDHNLEHLLCNLEELSTSIQKLHLAENQDLPKTSGP; this is encoded by the exons atggaaGACAAACGCAAGAAGCGCAGCCCAAAGGTGTCTCTccctcagcctcctcctcccccaaTCAACCCACGCAAACTCTCCGTCCTGCCTGCCAGCAAAAGTGCCACCTTCTCTCTCGGCCTGCCGCAGCCTCCCTCCCCCAAGAACAGAGGCAAATACAAGAGGTCCATAGGAGCACCAGGACAGCCCAAAGAGGTGTTCGCTGCTGTTGTCGCTCCACCAAAGACCACCAG gcCGCACAAGGAGAAGCCCAGGGCCCCTCAACCAGCAGGGCCCAGTAAAGTTGTCCAGTCTTCACCCCTGCAGCACTCCTTTCTCACAGATGTCTCAGAcgtgagagagatggagggaggactTCTCAACCTCCTCAACGACTTCCACTCAGGCAAACTGCAGGCTTTCG GTAAGGTGTGCTCCTTTGAGCAGCTGGAACATGTGCGTGAGATGCAAGAGAAGCTGGCTCGTCTGCACTTCAGCCTCGACAGTCACGTGGAGGAACTTTCAGAGGACCAAAGGAAGTGTGCCTCCGACCACAACCTGGAGCACCTGCTCTGTAAT CTGGAGGAACTCAGCACCTCAAT ACAAAAGCTCCACCTAGCTGAGAACCAGGACCTGCCCAAAACATCTGGTCCCTGA
- the zbtb8os gene encoding protein archease, protein MDDRQLDLTEAQIAIKSKYPPINKKYEYLDHTADVQIHSWGSSLEEAFEQCAMGMFGYMTDTETVEPIDTVEVESEGEDMESLLFHFLDDWLYKFSADLFFIPREVKVVHLDRMHFKIRSIGWGEEFSIEKHPQGTEVKAITYSAMQIHDKEKPEIFAIIDI, encoded by the exons ATGGACGACCGTCAACTAGACCTGACTGAAGCGCAGATAGCTATCAAGTCCAAATACCCGCCCATCAACAAGAAATATGAGT ACCTGGATCATACAGCCGATGTACA AATTCACTCCTGGGGCAGCTCTTTGGAAGAAGCCTTTGAGCAGTGTGCCATGGGCATGTTTGGCTACATGACGGACACAGAGACTGTGGAGCCGATTGATACAGTTGAAGTGGAATCGGAGG GTGAGGACATGGAATCTCTTCTATTCCACTTCCTAGATGACTGGTTATACAAGTTTAGTGCAGATCTCTTCTTTATTCCCAGG GAGGTTAAAGTTGTACATTTAGACAGAATGCATTTCAAGATTCGCTCAATTGG gtgGGGTGAAGAGTTCTCTATAGAAAAGCATCCACAG GGGACAGAAGTGAAAGCGATCACATATTCAGCAATGCAGATCCATGATAAAGAAAAACCAGAGATATTTGCAATTATTGATATCTAA